One genomic region from Blastococcus sp. Marseille-P5729 encodes:
- a CDS encoding UbiA family prenyltransferase — MPARSTVGHLVAAAHPGPTAVVTSLAAVLGASARLPARRLLTLTGAVLSGQLTIGWSNDLIDHGRDTLSGRRDKPLATGVLSPRVVRFAIGVAASTCVVLSSLCGRRAGALHGVLVGSGWAYNLGLKQTPASFVPYAVAFGALPQVPTLCDVPPRTAPATRSVAGALLGISAHLLNVLPDLADDRRTGVHGLPHRLSDRQIRSAAAACLAAAGAAAQREVALGRSGRAALGAITGGLGSVVAVGRGTAPFYAAAAAALVDALTLIAAARSGAAGSGATRSNRRPGNRERRGPSTR; from the coding sequence ATGCCCGCCAGATCGACTGTCGGCCACCTGGTCGCCGCCGCTCATCCCGGCCCGACCGCAGTCGTCACCTCGCTCGCCGCGGTGCTGGGCGCCTCCGCCCGGCTTCCCGCGCGACGCCTGTTGACCCTCACCGGTGCCGTCCTGAGCGGTCAGCTCACCATCGGGTGGTCCAACGACCTCATCGATCATGGACGGGACACACTCTCCGGACGCCGGGACAAGCCGCTGGCGACCGGTGTCCTGTCCCCGCGGGTTGTCCGCTTCGCCATTGGGGTGGCGGCATCGACCTGCGTGGTGCTCTCATCGCTGTGTGGACGCCGCGCCGGGGCGCTCCACGGCGTCCTCGTCGGATCGGGATGGGCTTACAACCTGGGGCTCAAGCAGACCCCCGCATCGTTCGTGCCGTACGCCGTGGCCTTCGGTGCGCTGCCTCAGGTCCCGACGCTGTGCGACGTACCGCCGCGGACGGCGCCGGCCACCAGGTCGGTCGCGGGCGCCCTGCTCGGGATCTCCGCGCACCTGCTCAACGTGCTGCCGGACCTCGCCGACGATCGCCGTACGGGCGTGCACGGCCTGCCCCACCGGCTCAGCGACCGCCAGATCCGTTCCGCGGCGGCGGCCTGCCTCGCGGCCGCCGGCGCCGCGGCGCAGCGGGAGGTTGCGCTCGGACGGTCCGGACGGGCAGCACTCGGCGCAATCACGGGCGGGCTGGGCTCGGTGGTCGCCGTCGGGCGGGGGACCGCCCCCTTCTACGCCGCAGCCGCTGCGGCGCTCGTGGACGCGCTCACGCTGATCGCTGCTGCCCGGAGCGGCGCGGCTGGATCGGGGGCTACGAGGTCCAACCGTCGGCCAGGTAATCGCGAACGACGGGGCCCATCGACTAGGTGA
- a CDS encoding NADP-dependent oxidoreductase, with the protein MTEMTRAVGVMEFGGPEKLQVVEVPVGHAGPGQVRVRVHAAAVNPTDTFIPTGTRVRPSEQPRFPYVPGMDVAGVIDEVGDGVDTGVQVGDRVMGIVVPDHDHGGYRQSIVLPAASVTHAPRGSSHPEAASLPMNGLTARRALDLMSLGAGDVLAVTGAAGAFGGYVVQLAKADGLTVIADASEADEQLVRELGADIVVRRGDDVAERFREHFPEGIDGLADGALLHEKVLPALKDDGKVVTVRFWKGNGERELEFFPVLVRDYAENHAALDTLRQQAEDGVLSLRVAQTFPAAQATEAQQLLGRGGVRGRIILEF; encoded by the coding sequence ATGACTGAGATGACGCGCGCCGTCGGCGTGATGGAGTTCGGAGGTCCGGAGAAGCTCCAGGTCGTGGAGGTCCCGGTCGGGCACGCTGGCCCCGGTCAGGTGCGGGTACGGGTACACGCGGCCGCCGTGAACCCGACGGACACGTTCATCCCGACCGGCACTCGGGTGCGCCCCAGCGAACAGCCGCGCTTCCCGTACGTACCGGGCATGGACGTCGCGGGTGTCATCGACGAGGTCGGCGATGGCGTCGATACCGGCGTCCAGGTCGGTGACCGCGTGATGGGCATCGTCGTCCCGGACCACGATCATGGCGGTTATCGACAGAGCATCGTGCTGCCGGCCGCCTCGGTCACGCACGCACCGCGGGGTTCGAGCCACCCCGAGGCGGCGTCCCTGCCGATGAACGGCCTGACCGCCCGCCGAGCCCTCGACCTGATGTCGCTCGGCGCCGGAGACGTGCTCGCTGTGACGGGCGCGGCAGGAGCCTTCGGCGGCTACGTCGTCCAGCTGGCCAAGGCCGACGGGCTGACCGTGATCGCCGATGCATCCGAGGCCGATGAGCAACTGGTACGCGAGCTGGGCGCCGACATCGTCGTCCGTCGCGGGGACGACGTCGCGGAGCGCTTCCGAGAGCATTTCCCCGAGGGTATCGACGGCCTCGCGGACGGCGCCCTGTTGCACGAGAAGGTGCTGCCGGCACTGAAGGACGACGGGAAGGTCGTCACCGTACGCTTCTGGAAAGGGAACGGCGAACGCGAGCTGGAGTTCTTTCCCGTGCTGGTGCGCGACTATGCGGAGAACCACGCAGCACTCGACACGCTCCGTCAGCAAGCCGAGGACGGCGTGCTCAGCCTTCGAGTAGCCCAGACCTTCCCTGCCGCGCAGGCCACCGAGGCGCAGCAACTGCTCGGCCGCGGAGGCGTCCGAGGCCGCATCATCCTCGAGTTCTAA
- a CDS encoding RtcB family protein: MTINAAFPAHLDGAAADTLMWLSEADLEPAAAEQIRNVSRLPWVHGVRVMPDAHLGKGATIGTVLAMRDAVSPSTVGVDIGCGMEAARTSLTVDDLPDSLRALRRALESAIPVGFKAHRDLVDLRRLGQDRGFDEFWQRFADLHPSVQSRESKALAQLGTLGGGNHFVELCADESGRIWLTLHSGSRNIGKELAERHIEIAKGLAHNEALPDRDLAVFLDGTPQMAAYLRDLHWAQEYAARSRGVMLALFKQVLVQQFAGHRVHFDQEISCHHNYVAHERYDDVDLIVTRKGAIRAGKGDLGLIPGSMGTGSYVVRGLGNPASYTSASHGAGRRMSRNVAKRRFDTSDLATQTAGVECRKDAGVLDEIPAAYKDIDEVIAAQTDLIEPVERLTTLVCVKG, from the coding sequence ATGACGATCAACGCAGCATTCCCGGCCCACCTCGATGGCGCCGCGGCGGACACGCTGATGTGGCTGTCCGAGGCCGACCTCGAGCCTGCCGCAGCGGAGCAGATTCGGAACGTCTCACGGCTGCCGTGGGTGCACGGCGTCCGGGTCATGCCCGATGCCCACCTGGGCAAGGGCGCCACGATCGGCACGGTCCTAGCGATGCGCGACGCCGTCTCGCCGTCCACCGTCGGTGTCGACATCGGCTGTGGCATGGAGGCGGCGCGTACGTCGCTGACCGTGGACGATCTTCCCGACAGCCTGCGGGCGCTGCGCCGCGCGCTCGAGTCGGCCATCCCGGTCGGGTTCAAGGCGCACCGCGACCTGGTCGATCTGCGCCGCCTGGGACAAGACCGCGGCTTTGACGAGTTCTGGCAGCGGTTCGCCGACCTACACCCCTCGGTGCAGAGCCGCGAGTCGAAGGCACTCGCCCAGCTCGGCACGCTCGGCGGCGGTAACCACTTCGTGGAGCTCTGCGCCGACGAGTCCGGCCGCATCTGGCTGACCCTGCACTCCGGCTCACGCAACATCGGCAAGGAGCTCGCGGAGCGGCACATCGAGATCGCCAAGGGCCTGGCGCACAACGAGGCGCTCCCTGATCGCGACCTCGCGGTGTTCCTGGATGGCACGCCGCAGATGGCGGCCTACCTGCGCGATCTGCACTGGGCTCAGGAGTACGCCGCCCGTTCGCGCGGCGTGATGCTTGCGCTGTTCAAGCAGGTGCTCGTTCAGCAGTTCGCCGGGCACCGGGTGCACTTCGATCAGGAGATCAGCTGTCACCACAACTATGTGGCGCACGAGCGGTACGACGACGTGGACCTGATCGTGACTCGCAAGGGTGCGATTCGCGCGGGCAAGGGTGATCTCGGGCTGATTCCGGGTTCCATGGGAACCGGGTCGTACGTCGTCCGCGGGCTGGGTAACCCCGCGTCCTACACGTCTGCATCGCACGGCGCGGGTCGTCGGATGAGCCGTAATGTCGCGAAGCGGCGGTTCGACACCAGCGATCTGGCTACCCAGACCGCGGGCGTGGAGTGCCGCAAGGACGCCGGCGTGCTGGATGAGATCCCGGCGGCGTACAAGGACATCGATGAGGTGATCGCCGCACAGACCGATCTCATCGAGCCGGTCGAGCGGCTGACGACCTTGGTGTGCGTGAAGGGCTGA
- a CDS encoding arsenic resistance protein, producing the protein MSKQGLERNQFWCYLAGLAAGLLVGLTTPGAANVLELAVWPLLAALLYATFLQISLRSIPAAFRDRRFIRTALIGNFGIMPLIVWLITRVVPDDDALRLGLLLVLLVPCTDWFITFTHLAGGDAARATALTPVSLVVQLALLPIYLWLMADAELSGVLSAAQIWPAVLVVLCPLALAALTEVWTARAARRARLARAAAWWPVPLLALVIFAVAAGHADEVVAAAAVLPVVVAAAGGYLVMSLIVSCLLSRAVRLPSPQARTLAFALGTRNSFVVLPVALSLPAGWELTAVVIVMQSLVELLGMIGWLRLVPRVLRPR; encoded by the coding sequence GTGAGCAAGCAAGGGCTGGAGCGAAACCAGTTCTGGTGCTATCTCGCTGGTCTGGCTGCGGGTCTGCTCGTGGGCCTGACTACCCCGGGCGCCGCCAACGTGCTGGAGCTTGCGGTCTGGCCACTGCTGGCGGCGCTGCTGTACGCCACCTTCCTGCAGATCTCGCTGCGCTCGATCCCCGCCGCCTTCCGGGATCGGCGCTTCATCCGCACAGCCCTGATCGGCAACTTCGGCATCATGCCGTTGATCGTCTGGCTGATCACCCGGGTCGTGCCGGACGACGACGCGTTGCGTCTCGGTCTCCTGCTCGTGCTTCTCGTGCCGTGCACGGACTGGTTCATCACCTTCACGCACCTCGCGGGTGGTGACGCTGCGCGGGCGACGGCGCTGACTCCGGTGAGTCTCGTCGTCCAGCTGGCACTACTTCCCATATATCTGTGGCTGATGGCGGACGCCGAGCTGTCTGGGGTGCTGTCTGCTGCGCAGATCTGGCCGGCCGTGCTGGTGGTGCTCTGCCCTCTCGCGCTCGCTGCGTTGACGGAGGTCTGGACCGCACGCGCAGCGCGCCGCGCCCGGCTGGCCAGAGCTGCGGCGTGGTGGCCTGTCCCCCTGCTGGCGCTGGTGATCTTCGCGGTCGCTGCCGGTCATGCCGACGAGGTTGTTGCGGCCGCCGCGGTGCTTCCCGTGGTGGTGGCCGCCGCTGGCGGCTATCTCGTGATGAGTCTGATCGTGAGCTGCCTGCTGTCACGCGCCGTGCGACTCCCGAGCCCGCAGGCCCGCACGCTGGCGTTCGCCCTCGGTACCCGCAACTCGTTCGTCGTCCTGCCTGTCGCGTTGTCGCTTCCGGCCGGCTGGGAGCTGACAGCGGTCGTCATCGTGATGCAGTCGCTCGTCGAGCTGCTCGGCATGATCGGGTGGCTGCGGTTGGTGCCGCGCGTACTGCGGCCTCGATAA
- a CDS encoding amidohydrolase has protein sequence MAYTWDPEYLASHTEEAIGPRLPIIDPHHHLWDAPGLQPYLVPQLHEDTGAGHDIVATVFIDCVWDYRTDGPRELRALGETERALRAARETRESGGAVIGGIVSHADMMLGAEAGRVLDAHAEAGAGLFRGIRHATAYADDPAVHRSHTKPAPGMMREQQFHDGVRELAKRGMTFDAWLYQPQIPELTELADAVPDCTMVLDHLGGPLAVGKRQGQREEVLAEWRPRIDEIARCENVVIKLGGIGMKVFGMGFQNNPVAPSSDDLVAAWGEPIRYAIERFGPERCMFESNFPVDRESTSYVVLWNAFKKIASQYSEAEQRALLHDTAQRVYRVDTT, from the coding sequence ATGGCTTATACGTGGGATCCCGAATATCTGGCCAGCCACACCGAGGAGGCGATCGGCCCGCGGTTGCCGATTATCGACCCGCACCACCACCTCTGGGATGCGCCGGGATTGCAGCCTTACCTGGTCCCGCAGCTGCACGAGGACACCGGTGCGGGCCACGACATCGTCGCGACCGTGTTCATCGACTGCGTCTGGGACTACCGGACCGACGGCCCGCGTGAGCTTCGGGCCCTCGGCGAGACCGAGCGAGCCCTGCGCGCGGCCCGGGAGACCCGCGAATCGGGTGGAGCCGTCATCGGCGGAATCGTGTCGCACGCCGACATGATGCTCGGCGCCGAGGCAGGCCGGGTTCTCGACGCACATGCTGAGGCGGGGGCAGGGCTGTTCCGGGGAATCCGGCACGCGACGGCGTACGCCGACGACCCCGCGGTCCACCGCTCGCACACCAAGCCGGCGCCCGGCATGATGCGCGAGCAGCAGTTTCACGACGGCGTGCGGGAGCTGGCCAAGCGCGGCATGACATTCGATGCGTGGCTGTACCAGCCGCAGATCCCCGAGCTCACCGAGCTCGCGGACGCCGTCCCCGACTGCACGATGGTCCTCGATCACCTCGGCGGCCCGCTCGCCGTGGGCAAGCGGCAGGGTCAGCGGGAGGAGGTCCTCGCCGAGTGGCGGCCGCGGATCGATGAGATCGCGCGATGCGAGAACGTCGTGATCAAGCTCGGCGGCATCGGGATGAAGGTCTTCGGCATGGGCTTCCAGAACAATCCCGTCGCACCGAGCAGCGACGATCTCGTCGCCGCGTGGGGCGAGCCGATCCGGTACGCGATCGAGCGCTTCGGGCCGGAGCGCTGCATGTTCGAGTCGAACTTCCCGGTCGACCGCGAGTCGACCAGCTATGTCGTGCTCTGGAACGCATTCAAGAAGATCGCCTCGCAGTATTCCGAGGCCGAGCAGCGCGCGCTACTGCACGACACCGCCCAACGCGTCTACCGGGTCGACACGACCTGA
- a CDS encoding long-chain fatty acid--CoA ligase, with translation MSTTVADVFRATAAERPDQIAFRSLERDGVPAVQYTWSELRQTVDDLAKGLHELGVDGDQQIALMLLNRPEFHVADLAGVMLGAATTSVYVTLAPEQIEYLLNDAEVSVVFTEQLFLPVIEKVRANVPSIKHVIVVDGQGSDDVRTMDQVIEMGRGSEFDIDASVQALTPETIITLIYTSGTTGNPKGVQLSHANVLAAFKGAEGRAVFPDPSRVISWLPAAHIAERMAHHYLPLKYGTEVTTCPDPRLVGEYLPQVRPTWFFAVPRVWEKMKSAVEAGLAAIPGEQGEQARGALQAAIKKVKLEQSKQPVPAELAAIVEKADAALFAGLRQRLGLDEVSTANVGASPTPPEVLEFFHAIGVPVSEIWGMSETAGLGASNPPEDIRIGTVGTAPDNVELKIGDDGELLLKSDVVMVGYRNLPEQNRDTVVDGWLHTGDIATIDEDGYVTIVDRKKELIINSMGKNMSPAMIESRLKTASPLIGQAVAIGDNRPYNTALIVLDPESLPVWAAAQGIEGSTPEELAKDERLLAAIDEAVQEANSKLARVEQIKKYTVLPHEWLPAGDELTPTMKLRRRPITQKYHDQIEAMYADG, from the coding sequence ATGAGCACCACCGTCGCCGATGTCTTCCGCGCCACCGCCGCCGAGCGGCCCGACCAGATCGCGTTCCGTTCTCTCGAGCGCGACGGAGTACCTGCCGTGCAGTACACCTGGAGCGAGCTACGCCAGACGGTCGACGACCTCGCCAAGGGGCTGCACGAGCTGGGGGTGGACGGCGACCAGCAGATCGCCCTGATGCTGCTCAACCGGCCCGAGTTCCACGTCGCCGACCTGGCCGGCGTAATGCTCGGCGCGGCCACCACGTCGGTGTACGTGACCCTCGCCCCCGAGCAGATCGAGTACCTCCTCAACGACGCCGAGGTCAGCGTGGTCTTCACCGAGCAACTGTTCCTGCCGGTGATCGAGAAGGTGCGCGCGAACGTGCCGTCGATCAAGCACGTCATCGTCGTCGACGGCCAGGGCTCGGACGACGTCCGCACCATGGATCAGGTGATCGAGATGGGCCGAGGGAGCGAGTTCGACATCGACGCCTCGGTGCAGGCGCTCACCCCCGAGACGATCATCACGCTCATCTACACCTCCGGCACGACCGGCAATCCGAAGGGTGTTCAGCTCTCCCACGCCAATGTGCTGGCCGCATTCAAAGGCGCCGAAGGGCGCGCGGTCTTCCCCGATCCGTCGCGCGTCATCAGCTGGTTGCCGGCCGCGCACATCGCCGAGCGGATGGCGCATCACTACCTGCCGCTCAAGTACGGCACGGAGGTCACCACCTGTCCCGACCCACGGCTGGTCGGCGAGTACCTGCCGCAGGTCCGACCCACGTGGTTCTTCGCCGTCCCACGGGTCTGGGAGAAGATGAAGTCCGCGGTGGAGGCGGGCCTGGCCGCCATCCCGGGCGAGCAGGGCGAGCAGGCTCGCGGGGCCCTGCAGGCGGCTATCAAGAAGGTCAAGCTGGAGCAGTCCAAGCAACCGGTGCCGGCGGAGCTGGCCGCGATCGTCGAGAAGGCGGACGCCGCCCTCTTCGCGGGGCTGCGGCAGCGGCTGGGGCTGGACGAGGTCTCGACCGCGAACGTGGGCGCCTCACCGACCCCGCCGGAGGTACTGGAGTTCTTCCACGCGATCGGCGTGCCGGTGTCGGAGATCTGGGGCATGAGCGAGACCGCCGGGCTGGGCGCCTCCAACCCGCCCGAGGACATCCGTATCGGCACCGTCGGCACGGCGCCGGACAACGTGGAGCTGAAGATCGGGGACGACGGCGAGCTGCTGCTCAAGAGTGATGTCGTCATGGTCGGCTACCGCAACCTTCCCGAGCAGAACCGCGACACCGTCGTGGATGGTTGGCTGCACACCGGGGACATCGCGACGATCGACGAGGACGGCTACGTGACCATCGTCGATCGCAAGAAGGAGCTCATCATCAACTCGATGGGCAAGAACATGTCCCCTGCGATGATCGAGTCGCGATTGAAGACGGCTTCGCCGCTGATCGGTCAGGCCGTGGCCATTGGGGACAACCGCCCGTACAACACGGCGCTGATCGTGCTTGACCCCGAGTCGCTGCCGGTATGGGCTGCTGCGCAAGGGATCGAGGGCTCGACTCCCGAAGAGCTCGCGAAGGACGAACGGCTGCTGGCCGCGATCGATGAGGCCGTCCAGGAGGCGAACTCGAAGCTGGCGCGCGTCGAGCAGATCAAGAAGTACACGGTGCTGCCGCACGAGTGGCTTCCCGCCGGAGACGAGTTGACGCCCACGATGAAGCTGCGCCGTCGTCCGATCACCCAGAAGTACCACGACCAGATCGAGGCGATGTACGCCGACGGCTGA
- a CDS encoding MBL fold metallo-hydrolase yields MKITHLGHAAVLVETAGARILIDPGSFSDQWHGLTELDAVVITHQHPDHVDAEHVPGLLEANPSARVYCEPSVPQAVDLAGATALPSGERATVGAVEIAAVGGEHAIIHRDIPMIGNVGVLIRAEGEPTLFHPGDSLAVCPEGVDLLALPVMGPWAALKEHIDFVRAVGAPRAFPIHDGLLNERGWGLYTSRTADMSDTEVLDWRDGQAHEV; encoded by the coding sequence ATGAAGATCACCCACCTTGGACACGCCGCCGTCCTCGTCGAGACCGCCGGGGCCCGAATCCTCATCGACCCCGGCAGCTTCAGCGACCAATGGCATGGGCTCACCGAGCTGGACGCCGTCGTCATCACCCACCAGCACCCCGACCACGTCGATGCCGAGCACGTGCCCGGCCTGCTCGAGGCAAACCCGAGCGCACGCGTGTACTGCGAGCCGTCGGTACCCCAGGCAGTCGACCTGGCCGGCGCCACGGCGCTGCCCAGCGGCGAGCGGGCCACCGTCGGGGCGGTGGAGATCGCGGCGGTCGGTGGCGAGCACGCCATCATCCACCGGGACATCCCAATGATCGGCAATGTCGGCGTGCTCATTCGTGCGGAGGGTGAGCCGACGTTGTTCCACCCCGGCGACTCGCTCGCGGTCTGCCCGGAGGGCGTCGACCTGCTCGCGTTGCCGGTCATGGGCCCCTGGGCGGCGCTGAAGGAGCACATCGACTTCGTGCGTGCCGTCGGTGCGCCGCGCGCCTTCCCGATCCATGACGGCCTGCTCAACGAGCGCGGCTGGGGGCTGTACACATCGCGGACTGCTGACATGTCGGACACCGAGGTGCTCGACTGGCGTGACGGTCAGGCTCACGAGGTCTGA
- a CDS encoding sensor histidine kinase, producing MRRRTLTDREARGLDLVLVLLAAVMGVGRELLFPGTERRLLQPALWICVLVQLAGAMTLWWRRSHPARVAFVNVVLNLVSPTQASPIAAYSLGAHLGLGWRSVLAFVAVLASWMLGAQLWKLEDMFTGPVVLVALFVIGLYVTARRALVDALADRAERAEREQALLAARAVADERTRIAREMHDLIANRVSMMVLQAGAIGVSAPDPAVRSASDQLRQTGIRTLDELRGLVSALREPGEEEPGSATAHAQTTVIDIVAAARRAGLDVDLEVNGAPRAMSDPSARAVDRIVQEGLTNAAKHSPGAAVEIIVSHDEDQSLVRVRNEPAAAGDDRGLGSTGAGAGLTGLRERVRLLGGTLESGAEPDGGYLLSASVPHHTISGPPSPRGRIGVHARRGDDA from the coding sequence ATGCGGCGCCGCACCCTGACCGATCGCGAGGCGCGAGGGCTCGACCTCGTGCTCGTTCTGCTCGCTGCGGTGATGGGTGTCGGACGAGAACTGCTGTTCCCGGGCACCGAACGACGCCTGCTGCAGCCGGCCCTCTGGATCTGCGTCCTCGTCCAGCTGGCCGGCGCCATGACCTTGTGGTGGCGCCGAAGCCACCCCGCTCGCGTTGCGTTCGTGAACGTGGTGCTGAACCTCGTCTCACCGACCCAGGCCTCGCCGATCGCCGCCTACTCACTAGGCGCGCATCTCGGTCTGGGATGGCGGTCGGTACTTGCCTTCGTCGCTGTGCTCGCATCCTGGATGCTGGGGGCCCAGCTATGGAAGCTCGAGGACATGTTCACCGGACCGGTCGTGCTCGTGGCGCTGTTCGTGATCGGGTTGTACGTGACCGCTCGTCGTGCTCTGGTGGACGCGCTCGCTGATCGGGCGGAAAGAGCCGAGCGTGAGCAGGCGTTGCTGGCGGCGCGCGCCGTCGCGGACGAGCGGACAAGGATCGCCCGGGAGATGCATGACCTGATCGCGAACCGGGTGAGCATGATGGTGCTCCAGGCCGGTGCAATCGGTGTCAGCGCGCCGGATCCGGCGGTACGCAGCGCATCCGACCAGCTCCGACAGACGGGGATCCGCACGCTCGATGAGCTTCGCGGCCTGGTGAGCGCGCTGCGGGAGCCGGGTGAGGAGGAGCCGGGGTCGGCCACTGCTCATGCCCAGACCACCGTCATCGACATCGTGGCGGCCGCCCGCCGGGCAGGCCTGGACGTGGACCTGGAGGTGAACGGAGCGCCGCGAGCGATGAGCGACCCGTCTGCTCGCGCCGTGGATCGCATCGTGCAGGAGGGCCTCACGAACGCCGCGAAGCACTCGCCGGGCGCCGCGGTCGAGATCATCGTCAGTCACGACGAGGATCAGAGCCTCGTGCGCGTGCGGAACGAACCGGCCGCAGCCGGTGACGATCGAGGGCTCGGCTCGACCGGCGCGGGGGCCGGCTTGACCGGGCTCCGCGAGCGAGTGCGGCTGCTCGGCGGGACCCTGGAATCGGGGGCGGAGCCGGACGGCGGCTACCTGCTCTCTGCATCGGTGCCGCACCACACGATCTCAGGCCCGCCGAGCCCACGGGGCCGCATCGGCGTTCATGCCAGACGAGGGGACGACGCGTGA
- a CDS encoding response regulator transcription factor codes for MIRLLIVDDDPMVCGYLSTILEDAEDIEVIGVSHDGAAAVDDAVRFRPDVILMDIRMPGVNGVVATRRISGLNLPSKVVALTSFESDDAVLGAMDAGATGFLLKSTAPSDLIALVRAASSGHSVLAPEATRRLTAGRAGADPGMRQALGTLTRREREVLVLIGEGSSNSAIAARLGLSEGTVKGYVSRVLDKLGCQNRTQAGLIAHAYLRR; via the coding sequence GTGATCCGGTTGCTGATCGTGGACGACGATCCGATGGTGTGCGGGTACCTGTCGACCATCCTCGAGGATGCCGAGGACATCGAGGTCATCGGCGTGTCCCACGACGGCGCCGCAGCCGTCGACGACGCAGTCCGATTCCGGCCCGACGTCATCCTCATGGACATTCGGATGCCGGGAGTGAACGGCGTGGTAGCCACCCGACGGATCAGCGGACTGAATCTGCCCAGCAAGGTCGTGGCGCTCACCTCGTTCGAGAGTGATGACGCCGTGCTCGGCGCGATGGACGCCGGCGCCACGGGGTTTCTGCTCAAGTCGACGGCGCCGTCCGACCTGATCGCCCTGGTACGCGCTGCGTCCTCGGGCCATTCGGTGCTCGCGCCTGAGGCGACGCGGCGCCTGACGGCGGGGCGGGCCGGTGCTGATCCCGGGATGCGGCAGGCTCTGGGCACCTTGACTCGCAGGGAGCGGGAGGTGCTCGTCCTCATCGGCGAGGGCAGCTCGAACAGCGCGATCGCGGCGCGGCTCGGGTTGTCCGAGGGCACGGTCAAGGGCTACGTGTCGCGGGTGCTCGACAAGCTCGGTTGCCAGAACCGCACCCAGGCCGGGCTGATCGCCCATGCGTACCTACGACGCTGA